tgtctctctctctctctctctctctctgtccgtcAGGTTTGTGGTTCTACTTCTACATTTCACACCTGGGAGCGTCTCCTTCCAGCCTCATGCTTTAGCTGCATCCAGTCATGCTGCTGACGGACTGGCTGCTGAACTGAGCCTCTGAGCCTGATGGAGTTGTGACTGGAGGGTCCACCGTCATGTGATTTGCTGGAAGagcccctccacctcctccacctcctcctccagcctgcAGGCCTGCCCCTGAGTGGCCTCTGCTAGGCTCTGTTTCCAGGAAAGGGGCCTACTGGACAGGCTGTGAGGCCTCGGCAGGGAGACATTGGCTcattgagaaaaacaaaaacagagagggGCGGCAGTAGGACTCTCCCCTCTTACATAACTCAGCCTCCAtgacaggcagagagagagagagagagatggcgGGGGGGGAAAGTTCCCCGCCACAATGCACAGAAAAACCTGTCCATCTGCCTGAGAAGATTCTTCAGGACCTGGAAGGAACCAGCAGCTCCAGTTTGAGCTCTGCAGGCTTTAAACACACATTCATGGTTATTCTGTtcagtgaagcagctgctgtaacaacacaCATGATGTAACCCTGTAATGTGTTGTAAGCTGATGTTTACTCTATCTGAGGAGTCTCTGCTGCAGCCTGCAGCGCCTCCCTGTGGACTGAACAGGAAGTGCACAACAGCAGGGTGAGATATTTCAGAATCAGGATCAGAAtcatacactgtatatacagtctatgatcagaatcagctttaatggcctcacaacatacaaggaatatGGGTtaggctgttggtgtcaccctaggaataaagaaagagaataataaaaataactgtacaaagaagaagaggaaaaaaatgttttaaaaagtctaacaaaaaaaatagtagtagtaataaaaaaaaaaatacacagtaccgttgaaaagtttagggtcacttacaaatgtccttattttttgaaagaagaacagttgtttcaatgaagataacattaaatgaatcagaaatccagtgtagacattgctaatgtggtaaatgactattataGTTGGAAATagcaaatttttaatggaatatctccataggggtacagaggaacatttccaacaaacatcactcctgtattctaatgctacattgtgttagctaatggtgttgaaaggctcattgatgattagaaaacccttgtgcaattatgttagtaaatgaataaaagtgtgagttttcatggaaaatatgaaaactgcctgggtgaccccaaactttttgaacagtagtgtatatatgtgggtaggtaggtaggtaggtaggtaggtaggtagaagTAGTTTGATGTTCTGGATAAAGTTTTGTTAGGAAATCTTGGGTCCTGCATTCATgcagatgttactttgacatctAAACTTCCCTGCAGACCACAAACAGCTCTTCATGGCAGCAGTACTCCCTGATGTCCTCTTCAGCAGCATAATAGTCACTGCCACACCGAtttgaggaacacgacaaagagtTCAAAGTGTCTGATCTGTGCATGTGTCAAATTCATGCTGTTCACATGTTTACATTCATAATTTCATCTAATGTACattaccaatcaaaagtttggacacaccttctcaattcaatggtttttaagtgttttaatcattttctacattgtagattaatactgaagacatcaaaactatgaaggaACACATGtggaactagaaaagcactcagagagcacagtactccatcaaggctgttcattccctatatggcattgttagaaatgcagcatttgtttagtagttattgatgatcagaaatcacggcaacatagaatgtgtccatttaatatagatgtatccacaaacaaaatgacattgcgctgagcacaggcatgtgttatgcatgtgtacgttatgtacagatactgaatcacgtgacctaaacatgtaggcagtggaattgatgggactcagaaacacccccacaatttaaacaaattgtttcttgtatcatttccgacggataagtcatgataagtggtggatttgtagtaggatcgcaatcatgtgactgtcaacaggcagctgatgtagtgttcacttgttgtcatagttacagtgacgccatgccactatctttcaatgatacagaaatatttaacaaatccgtggatccagactataagccgcatcacttccaaaatctaatcacttggtccttgtgggatttctgaccttccctgaaaattttattaaaatctcTTCATCcgttgttgagtaatgttgtgcacagacaagcagacaaaccaatgccgatcatcacataacccCACCgtattccttggtggagtaattatgtcagaaacaaaaaaatgttaaacaaaccagaatgttttttatattttagattctttaacgTAGTGTCCGTTTCCTTGATGGCTACTACATAATTCcaaatgtgttctttcatagttttgatgtcttcaatgtagaaaataattaaaataaataaaaaccactgagtGAACTTTTGACTGCTACTGTATATTGTTTATGAAGCTAATTTGTTATGTTGCTTTCCAGCACACACAAccttctgaaagaaaaaaaccctccacagtagctcattttaacacattttaaagcttcTTGACACACTGGGATGTCAAAATGGAACCTGTGCCACTAACAAAAGGTAAACATATGTCTCTGAAACATTTAATACTCGCTATAAATGTGCAAGAATTTAAGTTAGAAGTTTGGGTGTCATTTATAAACCAAATCAAAAACGGCTTCATCAAGACAGTGTGAGTTTCAGATTGTGTTTATTACtcaaaaaaaactcaaaaggTTTAATCATAGTTATacaacatgttttgttttgtttggcttCCTTTAATCATATTTATATAACATGTTTTGTTTGGCTTCCTTTTAAAATTCACTATAAAAGCTTCATATACATCTGTGAATCTGTCAATCTGGGAAAAACACATATTAGGGTAAGAATACAGACAATTCTGAATACAACAGTTCATTGAATGGTAGACAAAAACATCAGTAGCACCATCCAAACATCAAATTTCATCTGAAAGTTTCACGGCTTCTCGTATAAATAAATCAGCTGAATGTTTCTGCACCTTCAGTGTCCGTTTAAACTCGTCAGGAGTCGAACTCCGGCTGCTGCTCGATCAGGATCGTCGTATCGTTTCCTCTCCTGCTGGACGGATCCAGACAAGAAACTCCCAGAGCGATGAGACACAACCAGGCctgcagcacacaaacacagattcacTAAAGAGTGCTTCTTTTTTTGACTAATTGAGTTTTCAAAGTTGCTCCAGAAAGTCTTCAGATCGTTTAAAACCAGCTTGGCTGAAATCAAGACAAAATTGTCAACACCAAtgattttctattgtttttacagattttattaatTATCTCCCACTGATGGACTTTaagtttgtattgttttatgaagAGTATTTATTGCTCTCTTTTTTCTGTACCTGTGGCTAGGTACCTTTTGTACATTTACTTTTTATCGTGTGCTGcccctgcaaaaataaatgaataaactaaCTAAACTTTTGTTGGAAAAATTCCTGTTCAATTCCGAGTTTTTGTGCTTCAGTTGGCTAATTTTCTGCAGATCGACGAATCATATcaggtaattttttaaattccagtCACTATGAAAAAATAGGACATAAAAGCTCTTTTAGCAAATTTGATTTCATGCCATCTTTCAACCATCTTGTGACTTGTGATGTTGGTTTTCAATTTTCCCAAATTATAACAGCAAGAGGAACGACAAGCCAACAGGATATTTGCAAAACTGTCTCTAAAATGTCtattattcactgttttttgtactttttaagagacaaaaagcagagattTGCAATTCTGATAGAGTTATTGTACAGTTCAGCCTCTTAGAAGTTGCGGTGTATCTTGCTGAAACAAGTTTTAGGTTGAATTACTTCAGTTTTATCTCCTCTACCTGCTGCTGTTACCTACCAGGTATCCTACAAACGTCAGATACGCTATAGAGAGAAGCGCTGCCAGGACATAAAGCCAAACAGCGTTCAGTGTCGTGACGTAGATGACAACAAAGTACATGTTGATGGCACAGACGATCAGGATCACCAGGCCTCCTCCGATCTTATAGACGCTGTAGGAAGACGGAAAAGAGACGCtttcaaaggaaaaaactgtaaaaatcagcCTTTTGTTTGTAGATCCGAGGTGAACTTACAGTCCATTGGCGAACTCGTTCATGAGAGATGGTAAACTGGTGAAAGTGAGGATAGGGATGAGGGCGAATGGcagctggaagaagaagaaaagtgagAATCTGTTTTATTAAGATGTTACTGCTTCGTCCACTGGGAGGCGCTAAAGTTGGACTTTTCTTGCACACTCCTTTGCTTTAAACCAGGGAtgacaaactcattttagttcaggggccagattcagcccaatttgatctcaagtgaacCTGACCAGTAAAGTCAgagcataataatctataaataccaacaactccaaatttttcctttgttttagtgcaaaaaggtatgtttttaaaatgttcacatttaagaaattatctttttacaaaacatagtgaacaacctgaaatttcttaagaaaaattagTTAAATTGCAATAACATTATGCCTGTTTATTATTTACCAGTTACAagttacagatcacagtgtgtctataaaggcacaaaatatttcatcacaggtatctggaacagAACAATACAGTAGTttagtttatgatcaaaacgacaaaagccaacaaaaacaacaaaaacaagacaaaatattacaaaaatgagactcaaagtgacaagaaagagacaaacaacatgaaacaaaaccaaaaaagagacaaatattagacaaaaaagtgataaagcgacaaaacaatggacaaatgacaaaaatgagacacgaaattacacaaatgacacaaaaaaatgacaaaagcgagaagcaAAACTCTataaacatgaaacaaatgacaaaagctagacaaaaaacaaaacaagacaaaacatgacaaaaatgcggcacaaaacgacaaaagaacaatgttcaATCTactctatgatcaaaacaacttgtcaaggtctacaaattattttaaatgttacaatttgcagttcacgtcttctctgtaatttttacactttgtaaagtcgtcccatgggccagattggaccctctggagggccgattttggcccacgggccgcatgttcgACACCCTGCTTTAAATTGTCTGCTTGTGCATGAATGTTCACAGTGTGGAAAACAGTATTTGAAATCAATTAAAGCagaaatttcattgttttaatgttatttagaTGATTGGTACTCAAAAGTATTTTATATGATttgaatttaatgttaaatctgaggacagaagaaggaggagaagaagaagaagaagaagaacctgGACCAAGAAACACACGGAATGGATGATGAGCTGCAGTTTAACGTCCTGTCAGACCTGCATGCTCTGCAGTACGTTGAGGAAGTCGTTCATCCCGGTCAGGTGATGGACGTCCTGGAAAACGGCAACCAGCAGGGTGGGAGTGATGGCAATGGATCGGGTGAACAAGACCCGGGCGAAACGTGACCAGCGCAGGTTCAAGAAGCCCTGAATGAAAACACACCAGTCTGAGACATAAAATAAGTAAACTCCACCCAGGAGCTTGTGAAGATGCCTAAACGTGGCGcaagtaaagtaaaaattcaaCAAGGGAGGAGATATTTGTGATAAATGTGATGATCTAAGGCTAATATTTCCACTGTTCATCCTACATACTGTACAAATGACTCTTCCCTGATTCACTGACCTCCATGACAAACTGTCCAGAGTAGGTTCCAGTCATGGTGGAGCTCTGACCAGCTGCCAGGATCCCTACTGCCCAGATGTAGAGCGCCGCCGGGCCGAAGAAACAGCCCAGAACCACCCCCTAAAGAAATAACACAGaggacaggaaatgacaaaaacaagacagctCAGAATCAGAAATCATGATGTTCAGctacacaaatacaaaaatcagTCCTGACAAGAGCCTTGGTTCTTTGTTtctcttgtttgttgtcttgttaATTCTGTGAATGACGAATATTGTGGACTTTTAAAATACTCCttgcaatattatttttttattattgttattattacagcTGATatagttactctgccaaggagcgtgatggagttatgtgacgatcggcatacgttcGTGTGTCTGTCCGCCTGttcgcaacattattcaaaaacggaaaaacggatttggatgaaattttcagggcaggtcagaaacgacacaaggaagaactgattagattttggtagtgatgaggcttatagtctggatccacgaatttgttaaagagttctgtatcattttgagatagcggcacagtgtcactgtaactatgacaacaagtgaacactacgtcagctgcctgctgatgatcacatgattgtgatcctactacaaatccactgctgaggacttatcaagATTTATccactggaaatgatacaaagaatttttgattaaattgtgggggtgttttcaAGTCCCAtcagtactgtgctctctgagtgcttttctaattattattgttgttattccTGCTGATATTATTAAATTGTTATTAATGTTGTTGTTCTTACTGGTGTTATTGTTGTTAACACTGTTGTGAGAAAAATATGCAGCTGCTTCATGTCCTCCAGAAAACAGTCACATAATGCTTCCACACGAACAGGAAGTCGACAGGTCATAAATATAAACAAGCCACAGTCTCCACTGAGAGATCAATAAAGTTGATCTTTTCTTACTGTTCATGTTAACAGTTTTCTGCACCAATCGCATTTAGATCTTCtgagaaatgtcaaaaactaacaaaatattaagttaaatattaacacctgaaaaaatacacataaactTACTAATCtttaaaaagtatttgtttttggttgttcaTAAAAAGAAATACtcagaaataatgcagttatttcTGAGTTACAGGGGGTCCTAGACTTGTgttggagttccgttcctacggatcGCCATAAGTCAGAaatccagtgaaaatgtaaacaaagtcattacgtgcatcacgatatcaatcagttctttggaaaagtcatgttgCAAGCATTTTAGTGTATCTAATTTAAcatccatggagatggctttccttttcctcGAGGCACTGCCATCACAAGAGTCCGACttacacttgggagccataatgaaagGCAAAAAGTTTGCGAAAGTAGCACAATCCAAGATGGTgtacaaccggcgaatgtaaacaaagccattttaTAGCGCCGAGTGACGAAATATTCGTCCACTCCACtggccaactagttccacgtaattACTTCCGATCTAACAACGAAACGCCGTAGGACGAGGACGTCGCAAACCGACGACCCCCTGTATTCAATTTTGAATCTCACTTTGGTTGTCTACTGTGGAGTTTAAATCAATATTGTGGATAAGAAAAAGCATCTTTACTTACATTATatattacttttttgttattttatcgTTTTCACCTATTTTCTTTATCTATTACTGCTAACAGGTGGTTGgatttgtggttgtgtttgtaCTTTCTGTGcaataacagtaaaatgattAAACAAGAGAAGACAAACCCCTTTGTAGATGTCAACCTCCAGAGTTCCGTTGTCCAGAGGAAACAGGTCTGAATGAGGACTTCCTGACTCATTGCAGACGCTGTGCTGAAGTCCAGTAAGAAAACAACACGTTAAACCTCCAGAAAACACTGAACTCTTGTGATTATAAGAGCGACTGCAGAGATACTGACCACCTCGGCGTTGGTTTTCTGGTAAAAAGCTTCAGCAAAAACGGCCACCACGAACACGTTGATGAGGAAGGAGACGAACAGCGCGATGGTCGACTCCATGAAGAAATACTTGTTGGCCTCTTTGACCTCCTTCTTGTTGGACCGATCCACTTCTCGAGACTGAGGAGAACATTTCACAGATGAGCTGGAATAAGTTTTAACAAAGCTGAATAAACAGGAAGTTGGATTGGAGTCCAGACCTTGACTAGAGCTGAGTGCAGGTAGATGTTATGAGGCATGATGACGGCGCCCACGATGCCGACAGCCTGAGTCAACTGGACCGGACTGCAGCCTTCACAGTACGGAACAAACATCCCCTTCAGCAGCTGGGCCTGGTCCAGAGCCACTGTCACATACTGGAGGGACAGAACCATTTTAACTCTGATGCATCGCTGCACATTTATAGTAAATACAACAGAAATCTGGATGCACAAAGTCACCTGGTGAGTTTTATTACCTGCTCATAGGAGATCAGGTGTAAAAGGTGGATCTACAGTAAAATACCTCAACAACTAAAGCACGGATTGATGTTAAATTTgctgcagacattcatggtgtttagaggaaaaatcctaaataacaaaaatataagtATGTTGAGACATTTCTGTGCTAAATTCTAACAACTTTAGTACAACTTTTTCTGCAGCGGCATGATTGTCTAACttagtttttttctcaaatATGGCCTCGGCTGTACATTGTGATGGCATCATAACTCCACAAGACTCACTATAAAATTGTGTCACTTGTCTGTAAGTTCGTCGTTCCATCTCAATATCAgtacattttcagatttttctgattCTCTGACTTGCCATAAtagttttttaaatcataaaccATGGTTATGCATAAAAGTATCTGTAAAAATTTTAGCTTGAAATATCAAATACTAACGAAACTTCTGGCACATTAAAAAAGAACAGTTAACTCAGAAAGTGATGTATTAAGCTAAAGTTTTCACACATACCATTTTTAATATCATACATATTTATCTTAAACTATGGCTatcattatttgtaaaaattttagcttgatatgtCAAATCCTTTCCAAGACAATGCATCTTTTAGActcactttcagcacattttagGTGTTGAAAATAAAGTGCTGAAAGTGGATCCACCTGCAGTTTTATGAagacttttatttcaaaaagcaTATGATATATTAAGCTCAAATTTCACAgatactattttaaaaatacatagatTTGTTCATCTTAAACTATTAAACTATTTTTTGATTTGATATGTCAAATACTTTCCTAGAttatcaaatttaaaaaaaaacacaagtttaaaaaaaaaaaaaaatatcttgaaaaGTATATGATatttcaagctaaaatttcacagatactgttttaaatattcatagattttttattttattttaaactatatATATGGATGAAggtatctgtgaaattattatatcaaatacttttcaggacattctgtttttgtaaaacctGCCAGTAAACCCACTTTCAGGACATGTTTTAGGCATTGACAACAgtgtgctgaaagtgggtcgacCACCAGttttgaaaaaattatttatttaaaaaaagtataTGATATATAAAGATGAAAATTAACTGATgctattttaaatattcaaccatagatggtttttattttaagctATGGATATGTAGTTCgatatttgaaatatttaaaaaaaaaacaaaaaaacaaactgttggtTGGCCCActtgcactgaaaaaaaagtgcttAATATGGGTTAGTGGGCAGTTTTGAAAATAAAGGTTATCCCTGACAGTATTTGACATATCAAACAAAAAATTCATGGTTACTATGTTAAATATCCATAgttcaggataaaaaaaattcaagcaaatcagagatggtcagcATGAGAATCCTGACAGTTTCAGATGGAATAAAGCAGGTATATGAATGGACCAGATCTAGCTTGTCTGGAAAAATGCATGATGTTGTTAAAAAGGAAGAT
The nucleotide sequence above comes from Amphiprion ocellaris isolate individual 3 ecotype Okinawa chromosome 8, ASM2253959v1, whole genome shotgun sequence. Encoded proteins:
- the LOC111569049 gene encoding natural resistance-associated macrophage protein 2-like, with the protein product MFSFLRPARNPPLENIHISSLPPGFPTDQEPEPTVEQAQDVLDEKPVIQTTYTHRGQLVFLQNNNEPVATTYFDQRVPVPDEDTEKRISLRKLWAFTGPGFLMSIAYLDPGNIESDLQSGAKAGFKLLWVLLGATVIGLLLQRLAARLGVVTGMHLAEVCNRQYHTVPRIILWLMVELAIIGSDMQEVIGCAIAFNLLSSGRIPLWGGVLITIIDTFVFLFLDKYGLRKLEAFFGVLITIMAITFGYEYVTVALDQAQLLKGMFVPYCEGCSPVQLTQAVGIVGAVIMPHNIYLHSALVKSREVDRSNKKEVKEANKYFFMESTIALFVSFLINVFVVAVFAEAFYQKTNAEVHSVCNESGSPHSDLFPLDNGTLEVDIYKGGVVLGCFFGPAALYIWAVGILAAGQSSTMTGTYSGQFVMEGFLNLRWSRFARVLFTRSIAITPTLLVAVFQDVHHLTGMNDFLNVLQSMQLPFALIPILTFTSLPSLMNEFANGLVYKIGGGLVILIVCAINMYFVVIYVTTLNAVWLYVLAALLSIAYLTFVGYLAWLCLIALGVSCLDPSSRRGNDTTILIEQQPEFDS